One Peromyscus leucopus breed LL Stock chromosome 2, UCI_PerLeu_2.1, whole genome shotgun sequence DNA window includes the following coding sequences:
- the LOC114703270 gene encoding olfactory receptor 13C7 codes for MESNNQTSPVTGFILLGLSAHPTLEKTFFLLILLMYLVILLGNGVLILVTILDSHLHTPMYFFLGNLSFLDICYTTSSVPLILDSFLTPRKTISFSACAVQMFLSFAMGATECVLLSMMAFDRYVAICNPLRYPVVMSKAAYVPMAAGSWAGGIVASMVQTSLAMRLPFCGDNVINHFTCEILAVLKLACADISINVISMGVTNIIFLGVPVLFISFSYIFILVTILRIPSAEGRRKAFSTCSAHLTVVIVFYGTILFMYGKPKSKDPLGADKQDLADKLISLFYGVVTPMLNPIIYSLRNKDVRAAVRNLVVLKKSST; via the coding sequence ATGGAAAGTAACAACCAGACCTCCCCTGTGACCGGCTTCATTCTCCTGGGCCTCTCCGCCCACCCAACACTGGAGAAAACCTTCTTCCTGCTCATCCTGCTGATGTACCTGGTGATCCTGCTGGGCAACGGGGTCCTCATCCTGGTGACCATCCTCGACTCCCACCTGCACAcgcccatgtacttcttcctgggGAACCTCTCCTTCCTGGACATCTGCTACACCACCTCCTCGGTCCCCCTCATCCTCGACAGCTTCCTGACCCCCAGGAAGACCATCTCCTTCTCAGCCTGTGCAGTGCAGATGTTTCTCTCCTTTGCCATGGGAGCCACAGAGTGTGTGCTTCTGAGTATGATGGCGTTTGACcgttatgtggccatctgcaacccCCTCAGGTACCCAGTGGTCATGAGCAAGGCTGCCTACGTGCCCATGGCTGCCGGCTCCTGGGCAGGTGGGATTGTTGCCTCCATGGTTCAAACGTCCCTTGCAATGCGGCTGCCCTTCTGTGGGGACAATGTCATCAATCACTTCACCTGTGagatcctggctgtcctgaaactggcctGTGCTGACATCTCCATCAATGTCATCAGCATGGGGGTGACAAATATAATCTTTCTGGGGGTCCcggttctctttatttctttctcctacATCTTCATCCTCGTGACCATCCTGAGGATCCCCTCTgctgaggggaggaggaaggccttctccacctgctctgcccacctcacTGTGGTGATCGTCTTCTATGGAACCATCCTCTTCATGTACGGGAAGCCCAAGTCCAAGGACCCACTGGGGGCAGACAAGCAGGACCTCGCAGACAAGCTCATCTCCCTCTTCTATGGGGTGGTGACCCCCATGCTGAACCCCatcatctacagcctgaggaacaaggaTGTGAGGGCTGCTGTGAGGAACCTGGTGGTACTTAAGAAGAGCTCCACCTAG